The Glycine soja cultivar W05 chromosome 4, ASM419377v2, whole genome shotgun sequence genomic sequence gtttagggtttactaattttagtgtttagggttactcattttagggtttagggttttttgGGTGTAGGGTATTCATATCTTAGTGTCTGGGGTTGActtttttatggtttagggtttagtgatTATAGTGTTTAGGGTTTACTTGTTTTAGTGTTTAGTATTTActaattttagggtttagggtatacgaggttttagggtttaggatttaCTTTTAATCTCTTTAGCTAAAGAACATAATAGCGAAATACCATTTAAACACAAATGAAAACCATAGTGATAATATCCatagtcaaataaaaaaatgttaaacaatGATAAGTCATATTGCATACAAATATCCTACAATACTCAATTAATCAAAACTATCTTTATTGGCATCACCATCATCTTTGTCTTGTGTATTCCTCCTTCTTCTAGATCAAACATAAACATTTCCTTGGTCAGTGACACTCCTGGCTAGTCTTAGACAGTGCTCAGTGAAAGTGTATGCATCAGTTCCAGCAGTGACTATCCTTATGTTGATCATGTGTTCCAAACTTTCTGCTATCTTTTGGCAAGGGCCTACGACACTGACTACAAagtcaaaaataattattggaaCCATGACACAAAATATCACTAATAgtgaattgaaaatatattataccaCTACATGTCGAGGCATGTCTGTATCGGCAGTTGCAGGTGCAGGTGGTTGTGACATAGCTACTGAGTGAACGGGCAATACGGGTGGATCTGGCACAATTAATGTATCATCATGCATCATGGGTGGATGTCTAGGAGGCTCCCCAAGTTATGGTGGACTCATGAATGGGTGAGATATCCTATAAAATCACTCAATGTAGTCTGCTGCACACTGACTAGGAGAACTACAAATTTGTCCAATCGGTGCAAGGTATTATAAAAACTGAAGTCATCTATCATCATTCTCCTTTGTGGATAAGGATGGAGTAGTAAGGAGTGGAGGAATGTCTGAGTATAACCAAACTTTCACACTACCCTTTCTGGTTGGTGTGTGACAATAGATGAACCCCATCTGATATGTTCAGAAAATAATGAAACGAGCTCAAATTCTCTGAATGCACGATGGTCACCATATGATATCCAACACACAGCATCTAGTGTCAACCTATCCAAGCGCTTATGATAGGTCGTCACTGGTAATGCCTTCCCAGACTTCCAGCAACAAGCATGTGGTTTCCTCTCATGGTAATCCTCATCAGCAATAATGGACACAATTTTAGGGAAATGTCCATAGATCTAAGACTACacatataagaaaaacaaacaaaaattctaATCAATAGTACATATAAAGTTTAACACATAtaacaatgacaaaaaaaattatagttactTGTAATATAGTGATATATCCTGCAAGATGTTTTGTTGTATGCTTGGATGCAACATTCATATTCTCATACATATGGACCAAGGAAACCGCTCCCCATGAATAGCCTCCATATTGGTTGAGGTCATGAAATGCGTCCAAGAATGCCACACTGATGTGTgtggcactcttgttagcaaagagtGTGCAACCTACTAGAAGCAATAAATATGCTTGAGCTGCTATGATCCACTGTCTTGCGTCACATTTGCTACGATAAATCtctcacagccaggctaggtgAACATATGCCCCTCTACATTGCTCATTCTCATCTTTAGCTTTTTCTCTATTGACTTCAACCAACTCAACTAACAAGTCAACAACTTCCTCTACATCAATAGCATCAAAGGTATGGAAGACACCTGTAATGGGCAGATGTAATAAGGATAACACATCATCGAGGGTTATAGTCAGCTCTTCTATCGGTAGATGGAAACTACTAGTTTCCTTGTGCCACCTCTCCGCAAAAGTAGATAAAATTCCTCTATCACCTGTGTCCAATGAACATGTAATCAAAAAACTTAATTCTGTAGCAGCCAATATGCCTTCAATCTCAGGTGCAGGCCTTCCAAATTTCTCTACCTTCCTCCCATGAGAGGCCTAACTTCAACTCAGTACGTTCctgcaaataattaaaattaattactcaaattaaaatgataaatagttattcaaatatgatataattaatCAAATGACTACCTCTCCTGCCCAAACTCTGGTTGTCACATGATCAACGTATGACGCCAACACTGATGTATCATAGGGCCCGCCTGAAAAACCCTTTATATCAATACCTACATGATCCGTAACTGTCTCCTTAGGCTCCTCATGAACCTTGTCAACAGCATGATCCTCATGCTCAACATCCTCAACAACAACTGCAACTACTCATTGTCTACGTGCCGATGTTGTCGCCCTTCGACTTTGAGGAGCTTCTTCCTCATCACCAACAACTTGTCTACCTAAGGTTCTTCCTAAAATTCTACCTAAAGCCTGACACAATCCTCTGGTTCTAATCATAATCTACAAATTTTCacataaatatcattaatgttatCATTCAAATAATAGTCGAGTTTTATatttcataacaaaaaaaaatttcattctatTGCTCAAAATAtgtcattaaaataaaactagaattttatttttaatattttataaattaatatttaaaaaatcataaataagtatttaattattttataaatcaatgcatatttttttaaaaaaaaaatttatacttcaAATCACTATTTCGTGCACACTAAAATATATGATCAAAATCAaagtacaattttatttttaattattaataaatgactatttcaatattttataaataactattttaatacttttatagatttataaatgaatgaagaaattgatctatatattttgtatactTGAAAtcactatttatataaatatttaatagtattaacgtaataatatttatacaaatatattaataaataaaatttttcttatacaatattacctatttttgtttaaataaattttaaaaatatacattataaaaattggaatttttttatttaactattttataaataactatttaaaatatgtaaacgtatgaaaatagttatttataaaataattaaaaaacaacaaaattcatacaatgttttttaaataaacaaaattattacataaattatttattaaataaaaaatataaaattaacaaaaatatggaTTGGAAATCCATATAATCCATACGGATTGTATGAGCCATATAAATTGTCAATTTGTAATCCGTATTGGTCATACGGATTCCCATTTCACATATTTGGAGTAAATGGAGTCCGAAAATAAAAACTCGTCGACGACATGGTGCTGCTCATGACAACAGAGGGGACAAGACTCGTGAAGGAGAACAAACTCGTTGGAGGAGAAGAGACATGAGGAGGAAGCATGGAGGAGGAGAAGAGGCAACGACAAGAGGTGAAAATGCTGGGTGGGTTCACATTAATTGGTGTATATTTGCTTTTAAATGAAGGATGAAATTGGAATTACACAACTAATGCTGTGtgtagaagaaagaaaaattaacggTGCAAGAAGAGTATCCCATCAACATATAGATTTGCCAAATGCCATTAGCAAATAGACCAAGGAATTTTCTGTCTACACTCAAGCAAATTTCCTCATACACCCATCAACGagggaaaaaaaatatcctTATATATAACCAATCTGTATGAACCATACACCCATAGGGATTGTCAATCAAACTGTATAGGCCCATAGGAattgttaaaaatatgttttatgaaataatttaaaattaatgttctATACAGGTCTTGGACATATTATTTTCGCCTTATTATCACAAGGCTATAATTGCTTCAAAGTACAAATATTAGAATATTTAACGAGGAAAAATGCTTAAAACATTGTAATGCCTGAGACGCACTTCTCTGtatccatttcttttgattGATAACCTACTACGCAAACTGGATGGATTTTCAGAATAATCTTTTCAACTATAAATAAAAGCAAATCGCTTCTCTAAAGCATTATTTACAAGCCGATATAAATGTAATGGTACTGTTGTACACGCTGGAGACTATTGGCTTACATTTCAACATTTCCTCTTGGGAGAATTATGTAGCTGCGTTTTTCTAGCTTTGTAAACCACACCATTCCTTTAACGGTCAATACTTATCAAAATCATAGAACTCTATGTTCTTGTACTTTTGGGATATAATCTCAGCTTGAACTTTTCTTGCTGTGTCTGTTGCACAACCAACAAGAATAAGAATAGATGTTCCTACAAATCCCCGGAATGCGGTCAAGTGAGTGATCTGTTCAACAACTGTTGGACCAGCAGCCAAGATAGCCAAAAATGTTGAACCCAGAACTGATATTCTACTAAGAACCTGCACCAAGACAGAAAACCAAtggttcacttttttttaaaaaaaattcaaagatagAATGTTCATTGAATTTTCAAAAGAAATCTAAGACTAAATTCCATTCACAAGGACAGATATCACAATCCGTACAACTCTGAACTTTCATCTTATTAGCACAAACTTGAAATCTAAAGGCATACTAACATGTATATAATACTTCATTCAGTCCTTTGTATAAGAAACAAATGGGGATATTTTCTTTGGtcctaattataagaaacatgGACTCACCTTCAAATGTAATCATTGCTAATTTTCTTCTATAcccttaattttattatgaaatatattaaatgacAAACCTACTCACAACGTATGTAATTAAATGCATTTATTAACCTAATAACAATACAAACCACACTCCTTGGTGGAAAAAATTATTCCTTAAATATAATCAATACTCACTATTTAGTTCTAAATGGGTATTTTAGgaataaataacatttaaatttatgatgatgttaattaaattaactaacttAACTACTTTTATTGATCttgatgtattaattatttgtttcttatataaaagACTGGAGGGAGTATATGTTTTAAGAGAAACAAGACAGTATATAATTAGAAGGAAATCACAAAATGCAAAACTAGAAAAGGATGGAATTACTGTTTTGATAAATGTAGCTGTACTTCTGCCTGGTCTGACAAG encodes the following:
- the LOC114409636 gene encoding preprotein translocase subunit SECY, chloroplastic-like isoform X2, producing the protein MQNPLKHSKHPFAKLVSLSKEDPLTHGILRTSLSGSFYLPFNILLIAFFNYYYTFLQLDPDDVSEQLKRQGASIPLVRPGRSTATFIKTVLSRISVLGSTFLAILAAGPTVVEQITHLTAFRGFVGTSILILVGCATDTARKVQAEIISQKYKNIEFYDFDKY